A region of Ammospiza nelsoni isolate bAmmNel1 chromosome 8, bAmmNel1.pri, whole genome shotgun sequence DNA encodes the following proteins:
- the PPRC1 gene encoding LOW QUALITY PROTEIN: peroxisome proliferator-activated receptor gamma coactivator-related protein 1 (The sequence of the model RefSeq protein was modified relative to this genomic sequence to represent the inferred CDS: inserted 1 base in 1 codon) encodes MPPSDLQLHPXCFPCVVRVLGVPCHSLQHRLFRACVYCEEISAGRGAVQSVYLAPRAPQQCFSLEDDDLNLTSLDAETVLEAEEILGTMQNYLDSSVISIIEDLSLSEQSKACLDAQNELSLLTAITEILDSTDDETLSPFDTIMDAELLTSPREWENTSFQKFLTLSRPLLECESPTLEQPKALRPLSSSSVSVAGKTDTDVAWDRATHGLEDPVLPKKQVCSTPRVERKVGWHRAREQPLPQRSDGEEEEEEAVLNLEIDRSMEAVNFCVSEAGVALEEHEDPCIINTGDVSLSELVKSMHPYCLPTFTVCLDPDTEPVAKELLSSPVLLEIVPGEGESVEIPVVLQPLTPNSPDLEPQLLRVEETTGESIPEDRGELPGAPTQENRLEEEKEEKLPGKEPSCSTAEATSPVETAAPGASGPSKSSWHSTEAPAGGKRECSEKGRGRERSRKSRKKKAAEDQSKQDRPGRDCVAHRLRSVGSGQPHAQLAISRQRAECPSVQVSDFLAQQLERARKEGQMELHAERAPRPRGRPHSTAAALLPKKVKQELQKEPAPETVNATLEKNKTLVSLEKTAPSVERQPAAACPSPTDQAEGQADAQPSAGQSSGVSEAASQLPEQGAGLEPAQRVPAAEPSGGLSKEAKPKALSLREYRIRMLHRQPSAGDSQEGKKQVASKWPSVPEPPTELAEIPCLVSPMLSATEADSAQKGPDKPTSPAAVPSPASKAPTALTSAPAPAAAPPPPSAPMPFVAPNVPPAAGVAPTGMPPASVGAYALYPPVPSWPCFSPQPMGCHGLPPPPSASSSSAFHMVPGLPPPSMAWPPPPLPPPPPFGPGGPYAPVGWAPPSYWPGIPVPPPVPSLAYRDPGAAVQATAAFPAGSHPGTAPLHGQSPAAPMLSCPEPPAFPAQSPAAPSSEMGPAGGPARPAAGRVSDPRRQARLAGESSLPKAPVAPAQPLPAPSAATAQPSRVPPAVPVPQAVPTQPPEESQAATPSQLPKVPPAAICCPAEVSPAPVGESPGTQATEKAVEPGKEAAEKAPLEPKVAAGQEVPGQKSTSQAVAPPRKAGRESSLPTKAPTVRPWRHQPLLSPAQPRDSSKDIVQAFISEIGIEATDLSSLLEQFEKSEAKKEETPVQPPEERQLTGSSGPEIQQEASTQQDRKPTDGLQASELANVAGLTPPATPPHQLWKPLPAVSLLAKTKSPGSMPQEGPQKSTKLMKAKPLLPNKIQVKSMVPAPASTAPSHVCSGDHDYCLLGAPQPESSHGPGTQPPAEGGSRWNVKHHRDITIKPISSLTKRTLDPPEPTPPAPDTTVGHSPEPLGMACPAPLDYRTTIPSNGSTGCSSPPTSVLLSPAASPCREQEVRTASAQPSHAAAKRSLRCYRRPQDSPSPSADSWRAGRSRASRSFSSSSDGASESSSSSSSSSSRSRSRSLSPPPKRWRRYRSRCSHSSSSRSSCGSCGRSRDRSSSSSSTSSYSSRSTSRSQSRSPSPRGRSSRWRRYSYDAQDHYQRQRILQKERAIEERRVVFIGKIPSRMTRSELRHRFSVFGDIEECTLHFRSEGDNYGFVTYRYAEEAFAAIESGHKLRRPDEQPFDLCFGGRRQFCRRNYADLDSNREDFDPAPVKSKFDSLDFDTLLRQAQRSLRR; translated from the exons CAGAGCAAGGCCTGCCTGGATGCTCAGaatgagctgtccctgctgactGCCATCACAGAGATCCTGGACAGCACAGATGATGAGACCTTGTCCCCCTTTGACACCATCAtggatgcagagctgctgacCTCACCTCGTGAGTGGGAGAATACCTCG TTTCAGAAGTTTCTCACCTTATCCCGCCCATTGCTGGAGTGTGAGAGCCCTACCCTGGAGCAGCCTAAGGCTCTCAGacctctcagcagcagcagtgtctcCGTGGCTGGGAAG ACTGACACAGATGTGGCCTGGGACCGTGCTACTCATGGCCTCGAGGACCCAGTGCTGCCAAAGAAGCAAGTCTGCAGTACCCCGAGAGTGGAGAGGAAGGTGGGCTGGCACCGAGCCcgagagcagcccctgccacaGCGCAGTGatggggaggaagaagaggaagaggctGTCTTGAACCTGGAGATAGACAGAAGCATGGAAGCTGTGAATTTCTGTGTGAGCGAGGCAGGGGTGGCGCTGGAGGAGCATGAAGACCCCTGCATCATCAACACAGGTGACGTATCCCTGAGCGAGCTGGTGAAGTCCATGCACCCCTACTGCCTGCCCACCTTCACTGTGTGCCTGGACCCTGACACGGAGCCTGTGGCCAAGGAGCTTCTGAGCAGTCCTGTCTTGCTGGAAATTGTgcctggagagggagagagtgTGGAGATCCCTGTGGTTCTGCAGCCCTTGACTCCCAACTCCCCTGACCTGGAGCCCCAACTCCTGCGAGTAGAGGAAACTACCGGCGAGTCAATCCCAGAAGATCGtggggagctgccaggagctccaACCCAGGAAAATAGgttggaagaggagaaggaggaaaaactgCCTGGGAAGGAGCCTTCATGCAGTACTGCAGAGGCCACCTCCCCAGTGGagacagcagcacctggagcctCAGGTCCCAGCaagagctcctggcacagcacagaagcCCCAGCAGGTGGAAAACGTGAATGCTCTGAGAAGGGACGGGGCCGTGAGAGATCAAGGAAGAGTcggaaaaagaaagcagcagaggaCCAAAGCAAGCAGGACCGGCCTGGCAGGGACTGTGTAGCCCACCGGCTCCGTTCCGTTGGCTCTGGACAGCCCCATGCCCAGCTAGCCATCAGCAGGCAGCGGGCAGAGTGTCCCTCTGTTCAGGTCTCAGActtcctggcacagcagctggagagagcccgGAAGGAGGGGCAGATGGAGCTGCATGCTGAGCGGGCACCTCGGCCCCGGGGCAGGCCTCATAGCACAGCAGCGGCTTTGCTGCCCAAGAAGGTGAAGCAGGAGCTACAGAAGGAGCCGGCACCAGAAACCGTGAATGCGACCCTGGAGAAGAACAAGACTCTGGTGTCCCTGGAGAAGACTGCACCAAGCGTGGagaggcagccagcagctgcatGTCCCAGCCCGACAGACCAGGCTGAGGGCCAGGCAGATGCGCAGCCATCTGCCGGACAGAGCAGTGGGGTCTCAGAGGCTGCCTCTCAGCTCCCAGAGCAaggtgctgggctggagcctgcccagagggtgccagcagcagagccaagtgGGGGCCTGTCTAAGGAAGCCAAACCCAAGGCCCTGAGCCTGCGTGAGTACCGCATCCGCATGCTGCACCGTCAGCCCAGCGCGGGTGACAGCCAGGAGGGCAAGAAGCAAGTGGCCAGCAAGTGGCCCAGTGTCCCTGAGCCTCCGACAGAGCTGGCGGAGATCCCCTGCCTGGTGTCACCCATGCTCTCTGCCACCGAGGCGGACAGTGCTCAGAAGGGACCGGACAAacccaccagccctgctgctgtcccttctcctgccagcaAAGCTCCCACTGCTCTGACTTCAGCCCCAGCACCTGCCGCAGCTCCACCACCGCCATCAGCACCAATGCCTTTTGTCGCACCAAACGTgcccccagctgctggggtggcCCCCACTGGGATGCCACCAGCCTCTGTCGGTGCTTATGCCCTTTACCCACCAGTGCCTTCCTGGCCCTGCTTCAGCCCGCAGCCCATGGGCTGCCATGGTTTGCCCCCAccacccagtgccagctcctccaGTGCTTTTCACATGGTGCCTGGCCTCCCACCTCCATCCATGGCCTGGCCCCCGCCACCTTTGCCACCCCCGCCTCCATTTGGCCCAGGTGGCCCCTATGCCCCGGTTGGGTGGGCACCACCATCCTACTGGCCTGGAATCCCCGTGCCGCCTCCGGTGCCTTCCCTTGCGTACAGGGaccctggagcagcagtgcaggccACCGCTGccttcccagctggcagccaccctggcacagcccctctgcatGGGCAGTCTCCTGCTGCCCCTATGCTCAGCTGCCCGGAGCCACCAGCCTTCCCTGCCCAGTCACCTGCTGCCCCGAGCAGTGAGATGGGGCCTGCAGGTGGCCCGGCCAGGCCGGCGGCTGGCAGGGTGTCAGATCCCAGGAGGCAGGCAAGGCTGGCAGGAGAGAGCTCCCTCCCCAAGGCCCCTGtggccccagcccagcccctgccagccccctcagctgccactgcccagcccagcagggtccctcctgcagtgccagtcccccaggctgtccccaccCAGCCTCCAGAGGAGTCCCAAGCTGCAACTCCCAGCCAGCTCCCAAAGGTCCCCCCAGCTGCCATCTGCTGCCCAGCAGAGGTGTCTCCTGCCCCTGTTGGGGAGTCCCCTGGCACCCAAGCCACGGAGAAGGCTGTAGagccagggaaggaggcagcagagaaagCCCCATTGGAGCCCAAGGTAGCTGCCGGGCAGGAGGTGCCTGGCCAAAAATCCACCTCCCAGGCTGTGGCACCACCACGGAAAGCAGGTCGAGAGAGCAGCCTTCCCACCAAGGCACCCACTGTGCGGCCATGGAGGCACCAGCCactcctcagcccagcccagcccagagacAGCAGCAAGGACATTGTGCAAGCCTTCATCAGTGAGATTG GGATTGAAGCCACCGACCTGTCCAGCCTGCTGGAGCAGTTTGAGAAGTCTGAAG CCAAGAAAGAGGAAACTCCTGTACAGCCCCCTGAGGaaaggcagctgacagggagctctgg ACCTGAGATCCAGCAGGAAGCATCAACCCAGCAGGACAGGAAGCCCACAGATGGGCTGCAGGCCTCTGAGCTGGCCAATGTGGCAG GCCTCACGCCCCCAGCAACACCTCCTCACCAGCTCTGGAAGCCTTTGCCTGCTGTCTCACTGCTGGCCAAGACCAAGTCACCTGGATCCATGCCCCAGGAAGGGCCCCAGAAGTCAACCAAGCTGATGAAAGCCAAGCCACTGCTCCCAAACAAGATCCAGGTGAAGAGCATggtgccagcccctgccagcacagcccccagccacGTCTGCTCGGGAGACCACGACTACTGCCTCCTGGGTGCACCGCAGCCCGAGAGCAGCCATGGCCCTGGCACGCAGCCCCCTGCCGAGGGAGGCTCCCGCTGGAATGTCAAACACCACCGGGACATCACTATCAAACCCATCTCCTCCTTAACCAAACGGACGCTGGACCCACCTGAGCCCACCCCTCCAGCCCCCGACACCACCGTGGGGCACAGCCCGGAGCCCCTGGGGATggcctgcccagctcccctggatTATCGGACTACCATCCCCAGCAATGGCAGCACTGGGTGCAGCAGTCCCCCCACCTCAGTGCTCCTGTCTCCAGCTGCATCCCCCTGCCGGGAGCAGGAGGTGCggactgccagtgcccagcccagccatgctGCTGCCAAGAGGTCCCTGCGCTGCTACCGGAGACCCCAGGACtcacccagcccctctgccGACAGCTGGAGGGCTGGCCGGAGCCGTGCCAGCCGTTCTTTCAGCTCCAGTTCGGATGGAGCTAGCGagtcttcatcttcatcttcatcctcGTCCTCCCGGTCCCGCTCACGGTCGCTCTCCCCACCTCCCAAGCGGTGGCGAAG GTACCGCTCAAGAtgttcccacagctcctcctctcGCTCCAGCTGTGGGTCATGTGGCAGGTCCCGGGACAGgtcctcatcctcatcatcaACATCCTCCTACTCATCCAGGTCCACATCCCGCAGCCAGTCCCGCTCCCCCTCGCCCCGCGGGAGGAGTAGCAGGTGGAGAAG ATACAGCTATGATGCACAGGACCACTACCAAAGGCAGAGGATCCTCCAGAAGGAACGTGCAATA GAGGAGCGGCGAGTTGTGTTTATCGGCAAGATCCCCAGCAGGATGACACGGTCAGAGCTGCGGCACCGCTTCTCTGTGTTTGGGGACATTGAGGAGTGTACCCTGCATTTCCGCTCCGAGGG GGATAACTATGGCTTTGTCACCTACCGGTATGCTGAGGAAGCCTTTGCTGCCATTGAGAGTGGGCACAAGCTGCGGCGCCCAGACGAGCAGCCCTTCGACCTGTGCTTTGGTGGCCGCAGGCAGTTCTGCAGGAGGAACTATGCTGACTTGG ATTCAAACCGTGAGGATTTTGACCCAGCTCCCGTCAAGAGCAAGTTTGACTCCCTGGACTTTGACACTCTGCTGCGGCAGGCACAGCGCAGCCTGCGGAGGTAG